A genomic region of Acidobacteriota bacterium contains the following coding sequences:
- a CDS encoding YwbE family protein, which translates to MNGQARKDIKPGLEVEIVQKQDQRSGERTRGVVKDILTNSQQHPHGIKVRLVTGEVGRVQEIVTD; encoded by the coding sequence ATGAATGGTCAAGCTCGCAAAGACATCAAACCCGGCCTCGAAGTCGAAATCGTCCAGAAACAGGATCAGCGCAGCGGCGAACGCACGCGCGGCGTTGTAAAGGACATTCTGACCAATTCGCAGCAGCATCCGCATGGGATTAAGGTGCGGTTGGTGACGGGTGAGGTGGGGCGTGTGCAGGAGATCGTTACGGATTAA
- a CDS encoding NAD(P)/FAD-dependent oxidoreductase, whose product MANQNSNYVDVLIVGAGLSGIGAACHLQRECPSKSVAILEGRAALGGTWDLFRYPGIRSDSDMYTLGYKFKPWKEAKAIADGPAILNYIRETAAEYGLEQKIRFNQKAVRAAWSSETAHWTVESQHSETGAVTTIVCGFLMMCSGYYSYDNGYAPDFPGAEQFQGTLIHPQHWPENLDYAGKRVVVIGSGATAVTLVPAMAETAAHVTMVQRSPTYMVALPSSDFIANTLRRVLPESLVYMLTRWKNTLFGILIYQLSQRRPEFVKRLIKDQVRKALGSDFDVERHFTPPYNPWDQRMCLVPDGDMFIAMREKRASIVTDLIETFTPTGIKLKSGEQLDADIIVTATGLNLVSLGGIEVTVDGQTAQTNKSVAYKGSLLTGIPNLAFVFGYTNASWTLKADLICTFVCRLLNYMDKHGYRQVTPHLNDPAVEDLPLLNLTSGYILRAMDRFPRQGSKLPWRLYQNYVLDTLMIRFGSLKDEALEFKRAELPAKVGEVATA is encoded by the coding sequence ATGGCAAACCAGAACTCTAATTACGTGGACGTTTTGATTGTGGGCGCGGGCCTTTCCGGCATCGGCGCGGCGTGTCATTTACAGCGGGAATGTCCGAGCAAAAGCGTGGCCATTCTGGAAGGCCGTGCGGCGCTGGGCGGCACCTGGGATTTGTTCCGCTATCCGGGCATCCGGTCGGACTCGGACATGTACACGCTGGGCTATAAATTCAAACCGTGGAAAGAAGCTAAAGCCATCGCCGACGGCCCGGCAATTCTCAACTACATCCGCGAGACTGCCGCCGAATACGGCCTTGAGCAAAAGATTCGCTTCAACCAAAAAGCCGTGCGGGCCGCTTGGTCGAGCGAGACGGCGCACTGGACAGTCGAGAGCCAGCACAGCGAGACCGGCGCGGTCACGACCATCGTGTGCGGCTTTTTGATGATGTGCAGCGGTTATTACAGCTATGACAACGGCTATGCGCCAGACTTCCCTGGCGCGGAACAATTCCAGGGCACGCTTATTCACCCACAACATTGGCCGGAGAATTTGGATTACGCGGGCAAACGCGTCGTCGTCATCGGCAGCGGCGCAACGGCGGTGACGCTGGTTCCGGCCATGGCCGAAACGGCGGCGCACGTGACAATGGTGCAACGTTCGCCGACCTACATGGTTGCGCTGCCGTCTTCAGATTTCATTGCCAACACGCTGCGTCGCGTGTTGCCGGAAAGCCTTGTTTATATGCTGACGCGCTGGAAGAACACGCTGTTTGGCATCTTGATTTACCAGTTGTCACAGCGGCGGCCCGAGTTCGTCAAGCGGCTGATCAAAGACCAAGTGCGGAAAGCGCTGGGGTCGGACTTCGACGTTGAGCGCCACTTCACGCCGCCCTACAACCCCTGGGATCAGCGCATGTGCCTGGTGCCGGACGGCGACATGTTTATCGCCATGCGCGAAAAGCGCGCCTCCATCGTGACCGATCTGATTGAGACATTCACACCCACGGGCATCAAACTGAAATCCGGCGAACAACTCGACGCCGACATCATCGTCACGGCGACAGGGTTGAATCTGGTTTCGCTGGGCGGCATTGAGGTGACAGTGGATGGGCAGACCGCACAAACCAACAAGTCGGTCGCCTACAAAGGCTCGCTGCTGACAGGAATTCCCAATCTGGCGTTCGTGTTCGGCTACACCAACGCTTCGTGGACGTTGAAGGCCGATTTGATTTGCACCTTTGTTTGCCGCTTATTGAATTACATGGACAAACACGGCTACCGGCAAGTGACGCCGCATCTGAATGACCCGGCGGTCGAAGACTTACCGCTGCTCAATCTGACTTCGGGTTACATCTTGCGCGCGATGGATCGCTTTCCCCGGCAAGGTTCCAAGTTGCCGTGGCGGCTTTATCAAAACTACGTTTTAGACACGCTGATGATTCGCTTCGGCTCGCTCAAAGATGAGGCGCTGGAATTTAAGCGGGCGGAGTTGCCAGCAAAGGTTGGCGAGGTCGCCACGGCTTGA
- a CDS encoding 6-phosphofructokinase, protein MAIKRIGILLGGGPAPGSNGVIAAVALEALKLGCTPVGFHDGFEWLAQRYTDEQHELTRDEVSRIHTIGGSILGTSRVDVTRDPNNVGSLENAIAALTKLNIDALITIGGDDLVASSIAIERHSEGRIKVAQVPKSIDNDLWLPSLGEAPLQTLGYETARHYGADIVKSLMADAKTTGRWYLAVTMGRPTGNLTLGIGAAVSATCTVIPEEFGGTQISLSDVADIVEGCVIKRRAMGSNHGVVLLSEALAELFSEKEITEFATVDRDAQGNIRVGEIDLARKVKSAVQKRLDKRGVKVTIVDKTIGYELRSAPPIPYDAEYARDLGFAAVRYIYGGGSGAVITMQGGEFKALPFADVVDHASGRGKQRPVDVTTESYHVARDYMVRLGARDFADEGWVARLAEAGGMPVEEFTGYFGKFAQ, encoded by the coding sequence ATGGCTATCAAACGAATTGGCATTTTACTTGGCGGTGGTCCCGCGCCTGGCTCGAACGGCGTGATCGCGGCTGTCGCATTGGAAGCACTCAAGCTTGGGTGTACGCCCGTCGGCTTTCACGACGGCTTTGAATGGCTGGCGCAACGCTACACCGACGAACAGCATGAACTGACGCGCGACGAAGTCTCGCGTATCCACACCATCGGCGGTTCGATCCTGGGCACTTCTCGCGTGGACGTGACGCGCGATCCAAATAATGTGGGCAGTTTGGAAAACGCCATCGCGGCGTTGACCAAGCTCAACATTGACGCGCTGATCACTATCGGCGGCGACGATCTGGTCGCCAGTTCCATCGCCATCGAACGCCACAGCGAAGGCCGCATCAAGGTCGCCCAGGTGCCCAAGAGCATTGATAACGACCTTTGGCTGCCGTCGTTGGGCGAAGCGCCGTTGCAAACGCTCGGCTACGAAACCGCACGCCATTACGGCGCCGACATCGTCAAAAGCCTGATGGCCGACGCCAAAACGACGGGCCGCTGGTATCTGGCGGTGACGATGGGCCGTCCGACTGGCAACTTGACGCTGGGCATCGGCGCGGCGGTCAGCGCGACCTGCACGGTGATTCCCGAAGAGTTCGGCGGCACCCAGATTTCGCTGTCCGACGTTGCCGACATTGTCGAAGGCTGCGTCATCAAGCGCCGCGCAATGGGCAGCAATCACGGCGTCGTGCTGTTGTCCGAAGCCTTGGCCGAACTGTTCAGCGAAAAAGAAATCACCGAATTCGCCACGGTTGACCGCGACGCCCAAGGCAACATCCGCGTCGGCGAAATTGATCTGGCGCGCAAGGTCAAAAGCGCCGTGCAAAAACGCCTGGATAAACGCGGCGTCAAAGTCACCATCGTGGACAAAACCATCGGCTACGAATTGCGCAGCGCCCCGCCGATTCCGTATGACGCCGAATACGCCCGCGATCTGGGTTTCGCGGCGGTGCGTTACATTTACGGCGGCGGCTCCGGCGCGGTCATCACGATGCAGGGCGGCGAATTCAAAGCCCTCCCCTTCGCCGATGTCGTAGACCACGCCAGCGGACGCGGCAAACAACGCCCGGTGGATGTGACGACCGAGAGCTATCACGTCGCCCGCGATTACATGGTGCGGCTGGGCGCGCGGGATTTTGCCGATGAAGGTTGGGTGGCGCGGTTGGCAGAAGCGGGCGGGATGCCGGTGGAGGAGTTCACGGGCTATTTCGGGAAGTTTGCGCAGTAA
- a CDS encoding DUF4256 domain-containing protein, giving the protein MKQSRKAKTEMQRTKDMKAQQSEELLSALKARFEKNLNRHQGLEWAKVQARLEANTEKLWSLNEMERTGGEPDVIGYDKKTGEYIFYDCSAESPKGRRSVCYDRAALESRKEHKPENNALDMAAAMGIELLAEGEYRELQALGNFDTKTSNWVKTPADIRKLGGALYCDRRYDKVFVYHNGAESYYAARGFRGSLRV; this is encoded by the coding sequence ATGAAACAGAGCAGAAAGGCAAAGACAGAAATGCAAAGAACAAAAGACATGAAAGCACAACAAAGTGAAGAACTACTTAGCGCATTGAAAGCCCGTTTTGAGAAAAACCTGAACCGCCATCAAGGTCTTGAATGGGCTAAAGTACAAGCAAGGCTGGAAGCTAATACTGAAAAACTGTGGTCGCTCAATGAAATGGAAAGAACTGGCGGTGAACCGGATGTTATTGGTTATGATAAAAAGACGGGCGAATACATTTTTTATGATTGTTCAGCAGAAAGCCCAAAAGGCCGCCGAAGTGTTTGTTACGACCGCGCAGCGCTGGAATCAAGAAAAGAACATAAACCGGAAAATAACGCTCTTGATATGGCTGCTGCCATGGGCATTGAGCTTTTAGCGGAAGGGGAATATCGAGAGTTGCAGGCACTTGGAAACTTCGATACGAAAACGTCGAACTGGGTGAAAACACCTGCTGATATTAGAAAACTCGGCGGTGCCCTCTATTGTGATCGTCGCTACGACAAGGTCTTCGTATATCACAACGGTGCGGAATCTTATTATGCTGCCAGGGGATTCCGTGGCTCGCTCAGGGTCTGA